The sequence GTTTGAATAAAGAGCAGTTCGATCCGCCTAAGAAGGCTGATACCGCATAGGGCCGAGCCGGTACGGCCCGATTGAGAGGCGACCGTTAGCTCAGCGTTAAATATCGCAAGGCGCGAATTGCGGTGCATGGCGGACTTCGGCGCGCAAAAACCTCTTGAATATCTCGTCCAATTCGGAACGGCAGGTTGGCGCCACCGGTTGGTATGGCATGAGCAATATGGCATCATTCAAGCGGCCGGTAGTCCATTTCACCGGTGCAGTTGCCGCTCCGCAGCGCAGGATTGCGCTTGCCGGGCGCCGTTTAATGCGAGCGCATGGTCTTCGGGCTCCTCGGAGCAAGCAAACTACTGCGTTGCAGGTTATGCGAACACGAGTAGCCCGGCGCATATTCGGCGCTCGTCGCCGCCGTAGCCAATCGCGCTCCATTCGCGCTTCGGTAACGCGCCCGAGCGGTCGTAAACGCCGACGAAGACGATCCGGGCCCGCTGGTGCCGATGTTACGGCACGGGAGAATGGCCTTTCCGAAAATCCTGACTTATCCGGCTTCTTGCGTCGGGCCCCGATTGGCGGCGGCGCATGAGCATCCTGACTGCCATTGCCCTGGCCAGCGCAGCCACCACGGCGCCAGCCGCCGACAGCGCCCCGGCCACTCGCCAACCAGTAGCCACCAGTGCCCGCGCCTCGGTTCGTGTTTCGCGCGCCGAACGCATCGATTTCTCCGAAGGACAGCGCCGAACAACCGAGCGCGCACAGGTTCGGCGTGAACGCAACGGGTCCGTGCAGATTGATTTTCGCTAATGCGTCAATATCTATGCGGCGATGAGGGCGGCATTGCCCTTGCGCAGGGGGCCGCCGTTCACTAGAGCGAAAGCCGAAATCAACACCAGCCCCAAGAGGGAATATATGAGCGATACCGCTGACCGCGTGCAGAAAATTGTTGTCGAACACCTCGGCGTAGAAGCCGACAAGGTGACGCAGGAAGCCAGCTTCATCGACGATCTGGGCGCAGACAGCCTCGATATCGTGGAGCTCGTGATGGCGTTCGAAGAAGAATTCGGCGTGGAAATCCCCGACGATGCGGCGGAAAAAATCACCACCGTTGGCGATGCTACGAAGTATATCGAAGAACATAAGGGCTAAAGGCCCGCTGCACTCGGCGCGTATCGGCCCATCGGGCCTGCCGCGCCGGTGGAACCGGACAGGCCCGGCCCAGTTGACGGGTCCGGGCCTGTCGCCGTTTATGGAGATGTGAATGCGCCGTGTAGTCGTAACCGGGCTGGGTCTTGTGACGCCGTTGGGCGGGGATGTTGAAACCAGCTGGAAGAACATCCTGGCCGGCAAGAGCGGGGCGGCAACGATCACCCGCTTCGATCCCTCCGACCAGAAGTGCAAGATCGCCTGCGAGGTAAAGCCGGCTGATCACGAATATGGCTTCGATCCGGATAAGCGCGTCGATCACAAGGTGCAGCGGCAGGTCGATCCGTTCATTATCTACGGCATCGATGCCGCCGGGCAGGCGCTGGAAGATGCCGGGCTGGAAGATATGTCGGACGCACTGAAGATGCGCACCGGCTGCTCGATCGGTTCGGGCATTGGCGGGCTGCCGGGCATCGAGAAGGAATCGATCGTCCTGCACGAACGCGGGCCGGGCCGTGTCTCGCCGCATTTCGTACACGGACGGTTGATCAACCTGATATCCGGTCAGGTCAGCATAAAATACGGGCTGATGGGGCCGAACCATGCGGTCGTCACCGCTTGTTCCACCGGTGCCCATTCGATCGGCGATGCCGCTCGGATGATCAAGGACGACGATGCCGATATCATGCTGGCGGGCGGGGCGGAAGGAACCGTCAACCCGCTGGGTGTGGCTGGTTTCGCGCAGGCGCGCGCGCTTAATATGAGTATGAACGACCGCCCGACCGAAGCGAGCCGCCCCTATGACAAGGATCGCGACGGCTTCGTTATGGGCGAAGGCGCCGGCGTCGTCGTGCTGGAGGAATATGAGCACGCCAAGGCGCGCGGTGCGACAATCTATGCCGAGGTGGTCGGCTATGGCCTTTCCGGCGATGCCTATCACGTCACCGCTCCGCATCCTGAGGGCAAGGGCGCGGAAATGTCCATGCTGATGGCCCTGCGCAAGGCCGGCATGGAAGCGTCCGACATCGATTATATCAACGCGCATGGCACATCGACGATGGCCGACACGATCGAACTGGCCGCTGCAAAGCGCGTTTTCGGGGACGATCTGGGCGGGGCGAGCATGTCCAGCACCAAATCCGCCATCGGCCATTTGCTGGGCGGTGCGGGCGCGGTCGAGAGCATTTTCTGCATTCTGGCCCTGCGCGACCAGATCGTGCCGCCGACGCTGAATTTGCACAATCCGGACGAGGGCACCGATGGCGTGGATCTGGTGCCGCTTACCGCCAAGAAGCGCGAAGTGCGCGCCGTGCTGAACAACAGTTTCGGCTTTGGTGGGACCAATGCCAGCCTGGTGATGAAGCAGGCCGACTGAGATGTTGCGCAAAGGCTGCCTGCTGGTCGGCATACTCGCCTTGCTGGGCATGCTTGCCGCTGGCGTGTTCGCCGCCGGTTGGTGGGGCGAGGCCGAAGTGTCGGACGATACCGAATTCATCGTGCCGTCGGGCGCCACCGTTACCTCCACCGCGCGTAAGCTGGAGGAGGAGGGGCTGATCGCATCCGCCGACAGTTTCCTGCTACGCGCGAAGATATTCGGCAGCAGCGATCCGATCAAGGCGGGCGAATTCCTGCTGCCCGAAGGGGTCAGCAACGCAGGCATTCTGGATATTCTCCAACATGGCGACGTGATCCGGCGCTTCGTGACTATCCCGGAAGGAATGCCTTCCATCCTTGTACACGAGATATTGATGGCGGAGTCGTTGCTGACCGGTCCGCTCGCAGTGCCGCCCGAAGGCTCGCTCCTGCCCAACACCTATGATTTCGAACGCGGCGAGCCGCGCGAGGCGGTGGTCGGCCGCATGCAGGCCGCGATGGGCCGGGCAATCGATGAATTATGGCCGCAGCGCACGCCGCGTTCGGTCGTCAAGACGCCGGAAGAGGCGCTGGTGCTCGCCTCGATCGTGGAAAAGGAAACCGGCAAGCCGTCCGAGCGGCGCATGGTGGCAGGCCTGTATTCCAATCGGCTGCGCGAGGGGATGTTCCTGCAAGCGGATCCGACAATCATTTACCCGATTACCAAAGGCAAACCGCTGGGCCGCCGCATTCGCCGCTCCGAAATCGCGGCGATCAACGATTACAACACCTATTCCATGCCCGGCCTGCCGCGTGGCCCGATCACAAATCCGGGGCGCGAAAGCATCGCCGCCGTGCTCGATCCGGCGGAGACGGACGCTCTTTACATGGTCGCGGACGGCACCAGGGGGCATGAGTTCAATTCGACCCTGCAGGGTCACAACGAAGCCGTCGAACGCTGGTTCGCGATCCGGCGCAAGCGCGGCGAGATGTAGCGCTCGGATGGTCGAAGCTGCTCGCCAGCCCTTCATCCTTACCGCCCTGCTGCCGCAAGATCTGCAATCGCGCGCGGATCAGCTGCGGCAGGCCCATTTTCCGCCCGAACGCAATTACCTCAAGGCGCACGTCACGCTGTTCCACGCATTGCCCCGGCAGATAGAGGACGAGCTGCGCAATCTTCTCTCGCGCGTGGCGAGGGATAACAGCCCGGTCGCGGGGCGGCTGGAGGGGATCATGTCGCTCGGCGGCGGAACCGCGCTCAAACTGTCCAGCCCGGACCTCCTCGGCCTGCGCGCAGATATTGGGGATCATTTCCATGGCATGCTAACCGTGCAGGATCAGCACACGCCGCGCCTCCACGTAACCATTCAGAACAAGGTCGCCGCGAAGGAAGCAAAGGCGCTGCAGGCGCAGCTGGAAGGTACGATCGAACCGCGCGCAATCCGCTTTCCCGGCATCGCATTGCACATCTATCGCGGCGGACCATGGGAGGCGGTGCGCCAATGGAAATTCCGCCGATAACTCCGCGCCCGGCGGCGTTACGATTGGCTGTTGACCGGGGCGAGGGGCGCGACTAAATGCGCGCCTCGCCCTTGCACCGGGACCACCCGCGCATCGCAGGCGCGCCCCTTGGGGCGGAGTAGCTCAGCTGGTTAGAGCAGCGGAATCATAATCCGCGTGTCGGGGGTTCAAGTCCCTCCTCCGCTACCAATGTCTTTCTGATACTGGTTGAACCGTCGTGCAGGAACCTTCCCTGCCGGTCGTGCGCTTGTTCTCCTGTCAGGGAGATATCGATGGCTGCACGCGCATATTGGCAAGGTCAGATCAGGTTGGCGCTCGTCTCCATTCCGGTCGAAATCTATTCGGCTACCAAGTCGGGCGCGAAGATCCGGTTCAACCAGATCCACGAACCGAGCGGCAAGCGGGTGTCCTATCAAAAAACCGTGCCGGGCATCGGGCCGATCGACCGCGACGAGATCATCAAGGGTTACGAAGTCTCCAAGGGCGAATATGTCCTTCTGGACGAAGAAGAGATCGAAGCGGTAAAGATCGAGAGCCGAAAGACGCTGGAACTGGTACAATTCGTCGAGGCTTGCGAGATAGATCCGCTCTATTTCGAGAAACCCTATTACGTCGTCCCGAAAGATGAATTGGCCGAAGAGGCGTTCGTCGTGCTGAGAGAGGCGCTGCGCAAGGCGAAGAAGGTGGCGCTGGGCCAGCTTTCTGTCCGCGGATCGGAAAAGCTGGTGGCGATCAAGCCATGTGGGAAGGGCCTGCTGCTGGAAACTTTGCGCTACGCCGACGAAGTGAAGCAGGGGCAGGCGTTCTTCGACGATATCGACGAAGGCAAGCCGAAAAAGGAGCTGCTCGACCTGGCCACCACACTGATCGAGGACAAGTCCGCCCCGTTCGATGCGAGCGAGTTCGAGGATCGCTATGTCGAGGCATTGCGCAAGCTGATCGACAAGAAGGCAAAGTCGAAAAGCAAGAAGGCGATTATCGAGGATGTCGATGAACCGGGCGAAACCGCCGGCAATGTGATCGACCTTATGGCGGCGCTGAAGAAATCGGTCGGCGGAAAGAAAGCGGGCGGCAAACCCGCTTCGAAGCGCAAGAAATCTGCCTGATATGCCGGCGCGCAAGACCACCACGAAGCGGTCCGGGCGTAGCGAAACCGATCCGCTCGCCACCTACAATGCGAAACGCGATTTTGAGAAAACGCCAGAGCCAGCGGGTAGTGCCGAAAGCAGCGAAAGCGGCAATCTTTTCATCGTACAAAAGCACGACGCGACGCGGCTGCATTGGGACTTGCGGCTGGAAGTAGACGGGGTTTTGAAGAGCTGGGCGGTGACCAAGGGGCCGTCCCCCGATCCGCAGATCAAGCGATTGGCGGTGCGGACCGAGGACCACCCCATGTCCTATGCCACTTTCGAGGGAACTATCCCGAAGGGTGAATATGGCGGCGGCACAGTCATGTTGTGGGATCGCGGCAACTGGTTACCGGTCGAAGGGAAAAGCGCGTTGGACCTGGAGAAAGGCCACCTGCATTTCTGCCTCGAAGGTGAGCGGATGAAGGGCGAATGGCTGTTGATCCGTCTGAAGCGCAAACCGGGTGAGAAGCGCGAAAACTGGCTGCTGCGCAAATTACAGGACACGTATGCGAAAAAGGGCGACGGCCTGGTCCAGCGCGAACTGACCAGCATATCGAGTGGCCGTTCGATGGCCGAAATCGCGGCCGATCGAAAAGGCGAGGTATCGGCGGGTGAGCAGGACGACACTTTCCTCGCGCGCATGGAGGAGACTTCCGCCCCCCGTGCGCCGAAGGCCAAGGCGAGAACGCGCAAGCGGCCCAAGGATGTACCTCTGCCGACATTCCGCAAGCCGCAGCTCGCCACCCTGGTCGACGATGTGCCTGCCGGAAATGGCTGGATGCACGAGATCAAATTCGACGGGTATCGCGCGATGATTGCCGCGAAAGGCGGTGAAGTGCGCGTTTTCACTCGCAGCGGCAAGGACTGGACCGACAAGTTCGCTCCGCTTGTGGAGGCTATCGCGGCCCTCGATCTGCCCCCCAGCCTGATCGACGGCGAAATCGTCGCTTACGACGCGCAGGGCAATCCCGATTTTTCCAGCCTGCAAGAGGTTCTGAAGCGCGGGCATGGCAGTCAGTCGAAAACGGACCGCCTGGCCCTGCACGCTTTCGACTTGCTCGAACTCAATGGCGACGATCTGGCGACGCTGTCCAATATCGAGCGCAAGGAACGGCTCGAGGCGTTGCTTGCCGCAGCCGCGCCGCCGGTTCATGTCGCCGATCATGTGATCGGGGCAGGCGAACAGCTGTTCGAGACGATGTGCAAGGCCGGGCAGGAAGGCATTATCGCCAAGAAGATCGACGCGTCATATCGGCACGCGCGATCCAAAAATTGGGTGAAGGTCAAATGTACCCGGCGGCAGGAATTCGTCGTTGTCGGCTGGAAGAAGAGCGCTGCGAAGCGGCGGCCTTTCGCATCATTGCTGATGGCGCAGCATGAAGGCGGCGAGCTGGTCTACAAAGGCAATGTCGGCAGCGGTTTCAGCGGCGACGAGCTGGACGAACTGGCCGCGAAGCTCCGCCGGTTGGAACGTAAAACGCCTCCGGTGGACGTGGACAAGGCCAGCGCGCGCGGCGTTACTTGGGTGACCCCCAAGCTGGTGGCCGAAGTGGCATTTGCGGAGTTTACCGCAAGCGGAAATATCCGCCACGGCAGCTATCTCGGCCTCAGAACCGACAAGCCTGCAAGATCGGTCAAGCCGGAGCGGGCAGTACCTGTTCGCACGCCCGCCACCGGCGTGAAGATATCCAGCCGCGAGCGTGTGATCTTTCCCGAAAGCGGGCAATCCAAGGGCCAACTGGCAGACTATTACGAAGCCGTCGCCCCAATCATGCTGCCATTCGCCGCGAAGCGGCCTGTCAGCCTGGTACGGTGTCCGCAGGGCCGCGCGAAGAAGTGCTTCTTTCAGAAACACGATAGCGGTGCGTTCGGTGATGCGGTGCATAATATCCCGGTCACCGAAAAGGACGGCGGCAGCGAAGATTACCTCTATATCGAAAATGCGCGCGGAATTCTGCAATGCGTGCAGATGGGAACGATCGAGTTCCACGGCTGGGGCTCTCGCACGGATGATGTGGAGGCACCGGACCGGATGGTTTTGGACCTCGATCCCGACGAAGGGCTCGATTTTGACGATGTGAAACATGCAGCTCGGGATATTCGCGCCCGGCTATCCGATATCGGCTTGGTCAGCTTCGCGATGCTGTCAGGCGGGAAAGGGGTCCACGTGGTGATGCCGCTGGATCCCGGTCACTCCTGGGAAGTACACAAGGATTTCTCGCGCCGCTTTGCCGAGGCATTGGCTTTGGCCGAGCCCGATCGTTTCACCGCGACGATGAGCAAGGCCAAGCGCAAGGGAAAAATCTTCATCGATTGGCTGCGTAACCAGCGGGGCAGCACCGCCGTGCTGCCATATTCCGCGCGGGCGAGAAGCGGCGCACCGGTCGCGGTGCCTGTCGATTGGAATGAGCTGAAATCGATCAAGGATGCCAAGCCTTTTTCGATCGGCGATGCTGAGAAGCTGATCGAGCGTGCGCAAAGCAGCAACCTGGCGGGCTGGGGCTTTGCCGATCAGGCGCTGCCGGATTTGTAAGGGGTAGCTTGCATGACAGAGCGGATAGAAGACCTTGTTGCTCGATTGGGCGAACAAATCGGTTCAAGCGGTGTCACGCTTGCGGCTGCCGAGAGCTGCACCGGTGGGATGCTGTGCGGGGCCATTACCGCCAATCCCGCGGTCAGCGGCTCGCTGGAGCGGGGCATGGTGGTCTATTCCCCCAACGCCAAGGCCGACCTGCTCGGCCTCGATCTGGAGCGGGTGGAAAGCTGCGACGGCGTCGACAAAGAATTGACGATCGACATGGCCAAGAAGGCCCTCGGCCGCAGCCGTGCTTCCATCGCTATTGCGATTGCAGGATTTGCCGGCCCGCGTGAGAAAGGCGAAGAGGTCGGCTTGGTTCACTTCGCCATCGCGACGAGCCGCGGCGAAATAATTCACCGGGAACACCGTTTTGGCGATCCGGGACGGGAAACGGTCTGCAAGCGTGCAGTCGAGACCGCGCTGAGCCTCCTGATCGACGTAGTGCACACTCAGCGAGCCGCAGGGTCCGATTAAGGCCCTGGCCTAGTCGTCCTTGTGCTCGGGCTTGCCCTGGTGTTCGGTGCTTGCCAGATCTTCCAATTCATCTTCGCTCATCGATTCGTACATATCCTTCGACGCGCCTTGAAGATC comes from Alteripontixanthobacter sp. and encodes:
- the ligD gene encoding DNA ligase D, which gives rise to MPARKTTTKRSGRSETDPLATYNAKRDFEKTPEPAGSAESSESGNLFIVQKHDATRLHWDLRLEVDGVLKSWAVTKGPSPDPQIKRLAVRTEDHPMSYATFEGTIPKGEYGGGTVMLWDRGNWLPVEGKSALDLEKGHLHFCLEGERMKGEWLLIRLKRKPGEKRENWLLRKLQDTYAKKGDGLVQRELTSISSGRSMAEIAADRKGEVSAGEQDDTFLARMEETSAPRAPKAKARTRKRPKDVPLPTFRKPQLATLVDDVPAGNGWMHEIKFDGYRAMIAAKGGEVRVFTRSGKDWTDKFAPLVEAIAALDLPPSLIDGEIVAYDAQGNPDFSSLQEVLKRGHGSQSKTDRLALHAFDLLELNGDDLATLSNIERKERLEALLAAAAPPVHVADHVIGAGEQLFETMCKAGQEGIIAKKIDASYRHARSKNWVKVKCTRRQEFVVVGWKKSAAKRRPFASLLMAQHEGGELVYKGNVGSGFSGDELDELAAKLRRLERKTPPVDVDKASARGVTWVTPKLVAEVAFAEFTASGNIRHGSYLGLRTDKPARSVKPERAVPVRTPATGVKISSRERVIFPESGQSKGQLADYYEAVAPIMLPFAAKRPVSLVRCPQGRAKKCFFQKHDSGAFGDAVHNIPVTEKDGGSEDYLYIENARGILQCVQMGTIEFHGWGSRTDDVEAPDRMVLDLDPDEGLDFDDVKHAARDIRARLSDIGLVSFAMLSGGKGVHVVMPLDPGHSWEVHKDFSRRFAEALALAEPDRFTATMSKAKRKGKIFIDWLRNQRGSTAVLPYSARARSGAPVAVPVDWNELKSIKDAKPFSIGDAEKLIERAQSSNLAGWGFADQALPDL
- the mltG gene encoding endolytic transglycosylase MltG produces the protein MLRKGCLLVGILALLGMLAAGVFAAGWWGEAEVSDDTEFIVPSGATVTSTARKLEEEGLIASADSFLLRAKIFGSSDPIKAGEFLLPEGVSNAGILDILQHGDVIRRFVTIPEGMPSILVHEILMAESLLTGPLAVPPEGSLLPNTYDFERGEPREAVVGRMQAAMGRAIDELWPQRTPRSVVKTPEEALVLASIVEKETGKPSERRMVAGLYSNRLREGMFLQADPTIIYPITKGKPLGRRIRRSEIAAINDYNTYSMPGLPRGPITNPGRESIAAVLDPAETDALYMVADGTRGHEFNSTLQGHNEAVERWFAIRRKRGEM
- a CDS encoding acyl carrier protein, which encodes MSDTADRVQKIVVEHLGVEADKVTQEASFIDDLGADSLDIVELVMAFEEEFGVEIPDDAAEKITTVGDATKYIEEHKG
- the fabF gene encoding beta-ketoacyl-ACP synthase II — its product is MRRVVVTGLGLVTPLGGDVETSWKNILAGKSGAATITRFDPSDQKCKIACEVKPADHEYGFDPDKRVDHKVQRQVDPFIIYGIDAAGQALEDAGLEDMSDALKMRTGCSIGSGIGGLPGIEKESIVLHERGPGRVSPHFVHGRLINLISGQVSIKYGLMGPNHAVVTACSTGAHSIGDAARMIKDDDADIMLAGGAEGTVNPLGVAGFAQARALNMSMNDRPTEASRPYDKDRDGFVMGEGAGVVVLEEYEHAKARGATIYAEVVGYGLSGDAYHVTAPHPEGKGAEMSMLMALRKAGMEASDIDYINAHGTSTMADTIELAAAKRVFGDDLGGASMSSTKSAIGHLLGGAGAVESIFCILALRDQIVPPTLNLHNPDEGTDGVDLVPLTAKKREVRAVLNNSFGFGGTNASLVMKQAD
- a CDS encoding nicotinamide-nucleotide amidohydrolase family protein — protein: MTERIEDLVARLGEQIGSSGVTLAAAESCTGGMLCGAITANPAVSGSLERGMVVYSPNAKADLLGLDLERVESCDGVDKELTIDMAKKALGRSRASIAIAIAGFAGPREKGEEVGLVHFAIATSRGEIIHREHRFGDPGRETVCKRAVETALSLLIDVVHTQRAAGSD
- a CDS encoding DUF3008 family protein — encoded protein: MPAKSKAQQKAAGAALSAKRGETNKSDLQGASKDMYESMSEDELEDLASTEHQGKPEHKDD
- a CDS encoding Ku protein yields the protein MAARAYWQGQIRLALVSIPVEIYSATKSGAKIRFNQIHEPSGKRVSYQKTVPGIGPIDRDEIIKGYEVSKGEYVLLDEEEIEAVKIESRKTLELVQFVEACEIDPLYFEKPYYVVPKDELAEEAFVVLREALRKAKKVALGQLSVRGSEKLVAIKPCGKGLLLETLRYADEVKQGQAFFDDIDEGKPKKELLDLATTLIEDKSAPFDASEFEDRYVEALRKLIDKKAKSKSKKAIIEDVDEPGETAGNVIDLMAALKKSVGGKKAGGKPASKRKKSA
- a CDS encoding 2'-5' RNA ligase family protein — encoded protein: MVEAARQPFILTALLPQDLQSRADQLRQAHFPPERNYLKAHVTLFHALPRQIEDELRNLLSRVARDNSPVAGRLEGIMSLGGGTALKLSSPDLLGLRADIGDHFHGMLTVQDQHTPRLHVTIQNKVAAKEAKALQAQLEGTIEPRAIRFPGIALHIYRGGPWEAVRQWKFRR